A genome region from Streptomyces pratensis includes the following:
- a CDS encoding topology modulation protein — MRKVAIVGCGGSGKSHVARELGRVLDAPVTHLDAAFYDDQWNALPMNKFTDVQRELVSQPRWVIDGNYNSTLQVRLEACDTVVLMDVSTVAALYGIFSRQIRHGAGHKGNGVHNRIHWGVIKYIATYRRKMRPRVMAKIEEFGAGADVVLLATRLQTRRWLRRRWPSSSPDRLAPPVWGRGMNEPNPFVADDGIAVGTPEDLARASILLAPRQKHDFRAHGKQTVC, encoded by the coding sequence ATGAGGAAGGTCGCCATCGTCGGCTGCGGAGGCAGTGGCAAGTCCCACGTGGCCCGTGAGCTCGGCAGGGTCCTCGACGCCCCGGTGACGCACCTCGACGCCGCGTTCTACGACGACCAGTGGAACGCGTTGCCCATGAACAAGTTCACCGACGTGCAGCGCGAGCTGGTCTCGCAGCCGCGGTGGGTGATCGACGGCAACTACAACTCGACGCTGCAGGTACGGCTCGAAGCCTGCGACACGGTGGTCCTGATGGACGTGTCGACCGTGGCGGCCCTGTACGGGATCTTCTCCCGGCAGATCCGGCACGGGGCCGGCCACAAGGGCAACGGAGTGCACAACCGCATCCACTGGGGCGTGATCAAGTACATCGCCACGTACCGGCGCAAGATGCGACCCCGCGTGATGGCGAAGATCGAGGAGTTCGGCGCGGGCGCCGACGTGGTGTTGCTGGCCACCCGGCTCCAAACGCGCCGCTGGTTGCGGAGAAGGTGGCCGTCGAGCAGTCCTGACCGGCTCGCGCCCCCTGTCTGGGGGCGCGGGATGAACGAGCCCAATCCGTTTGTCGCGGACGATGGCATAGCGGTGGGGACTCCAGAAGATTTGGCGCGAGCCAGCATCCTGCTCGCCCCGAGGCAGAAACATGACTTCCGCGCGCACGGCAAGCAGACGGTCTGCTGA
- a CDS encoding cytochrome P450 family protein, with protein MTDPTQDPRFAQDPYPTYAAMRSTCPVQPVPAGSGGRTSYLVTGYAEAREALGDARLSKDTAAFFAGKGTQRRLHPAVAHTMLASDPPQHTRLRKLVTKAFTTGAVTKLRPFIAQVTEELLDQWPVGEQFDFVAGLAVPLPVLVICELLGVPEGDRSDIQRWSAELFAAGRPDVVDAASHSMADYMTSLIAAKRLSPGTSLLDRLISARDGDDHLSEEELVSLAALLLVAGHETTTNFLGNAVLALLQHPAQLHRLRENPDDVPAVLDELLRFESPVSTATFRFTTEAVRLGATDIPAGVPVLVALGAANRDPKRFPSPDILDLERDTAAHLSFGHGIHRCVGAPLAKAEAEIALRMILTRFPEVRLAVPSDRLAWRHTRLVRGLASLPVLV; from the coding sequence ATGACCGACCCGACGCAGGACCCCCGCTTCGCCCAGGACCCCTACCCCACGTACGCGGCCATGCGGTCCACGTGTCCGGTACAGCCCGTGCCCGCGGGCTCCGGCGGGCGTACCAGCTACCTGGTCACTGGCTACGCGGAAGCCCGGGAAGCCCTCGGCGACGCTCGGCTATCGAAGGACACAGCCGCATTCTTCGCCGGTAAGGGCACACAGCGTCGGCTACACCCTGCTGTGGCTCACACCATGCTCGCCAGCGACCCACCGCAGCACACCCGGCTGCGCAAGCTGGTAACCAAGGCGTTCACGACCGGAGCCGTCACGAAGCTCCGTCCCTTCATTGCCCAGGTCACCGAGGAGCTGCTGGATCAGTGGCCCGTCGGCGAGCAGTTCGACTTCGTGGCCGGCCTCGCGGTCCCCCTACCGGTCCTGGTGATCTGCGAGCTACTCGGAGTACCGGAGGGAGACCGGTCCGACATCCAGCGGTGGTCCGCAGAACTGTTCGCGGCGGGAAGACCTGACGTCGTCGACGCGGCCTCGCATTCGATGGCCGATTACATGACCAGCCTTATCGCCGCCAAGCGCCTGTCCCCCGGTACCTCTTTGCTTGACCGGCTCATCTCGGCTCGCGACGGAGACGATCACCTGAGCGAGGAAGAACTGGTCTCTCTCGCGGCGCTGCTGCTCGTAGCCGGGCACGAGACCACCACCAACTTCCTCGGCAACGCCGTCCTGGCGCTGCTTCAGCACCCGGCACAGCTGCATCGTCTTCGGGAGAATCCAGACGACGTCCCTGCTGTGCTCGACGAGCTGCTTCGGTTCGAGTCCCCTGTCAGTACAGCCACATTCCGCTTCACCACCGAAGCGGTCAGGCTCGGCGCCACGGACATCCCGGCCGGTGTACCGGTGCTGGTCGCTCTCGGAGCAGCCAACCGGGACCCGAAACGGTTCCCCTCGCCGGACATTCTCGACCTGGAGCGAGACACCGCTGCCCATCTCAGCTTCGGCCACGGCATCCACCGCTGCGTCGGCGCTCCTCTCGCCAAGGCCGAGGCTGAGATCGCCCTACGGATGATCCTGACGCGGTTCCCCGAGGTTCGACTTGCCGTTCCGTCTGATCGACTGGCGTGGCGGCACACCCGTCTCGTTCGCGGGCTCGCGTCGCTCCCTGTCCTGGTGTAG